In Haloprofundus halophilus, one DNA window encodes the following:
- a CDS encoding DapH/DapD/GlmU-related protein — protein MPTELRASDIASFLGASLDGDDVPISGVESLYDAGPGDFAFSRYDDPEKLARSDAGLLVCPESTPELDRALIRHSDPKLGFVKVARKFFADPIEETTIHPSAVVEDGAELGERCYVGAQAYVGDAVTLGDDCRIHAGTTLGEPGFGFTRDETDRPLRQPHLGEVVVGDNVEIGANSSVDRAAFSETVIGDGSVLSAQVHVAHQVVVGENVSMAYGVGVSGSTEIGDRVVVHPHVSVAGHLTIGDDAELGIGSTVLDDVDAGTTVVGSPARPIRR, from the coding sequence GTGCCTACCGAACTACGCGCCTCCGACATCGCATCGTTTCTCGGCGCGAGCCTCGACGGCGACGACGTTCCCATCTCCGGCGTCGAGTCGCTGTACGACGCCGGCCCGGGCGACTTCGCCTTCTCGCGCTACGACGACCCCGAGAAACTCGCCCGTTCCGACGCGGGGCTGCTCGTCTGCCCGGAGTCGACGCCCGAACTCGACCGCGCGCTCATCCGCCACTCGGACCCGAAACTCGGATTCGTGAAGGTCGCCCGCAAGTTCTTCGCCGACCCGATAGAAGAGACCACAATCCACCCCAGCGCCGTCGTCGAAGACGGCGCGGAACTCGGCGAACGGTGCTACGTCGGCGCGCAGGCGTACGTCGGCGACGCCGTGACGCTCGGCGACGACTGCCGAATCCACGCCGGGACGACGTTGGGCGAACCCGGATTCGGGTTCACCCGCGACGAGACCGACCGACCGCTCCGACAGCCTCACCTCGGCGAAGTCGTCGTCGGCGACAACGTCGAGATCGGCGCGAACAGCAGCGTCGACCGCGCCGCGTTCTCGGAGACGGTCATCGGCGACGGCTCCGTCCTCAGCGCACAGGTCCACGTCGCACATCAGGTCGTCGTCGGCGAGAACGTCTCCATGGCGTACGGCGTCGGTGTCTCCGGCAGCACCGAAATCGGTGACCGGGTGGTCGTCCACCCGCACGTCTCTGTCGCCGGCCACCTCACCATCGGCGACGACGCCGAGTTGGGTATCGGCTCGACCGTCCTTGACGACGTCGACGCGGGGACGACCGTCGTCGGGTCGCCCGCCCGGCCGATACGGCGATAG
- a CDS encoding glycosyltransferase family 4 protein has protein sequence MHVLNLTTNADARFYRLQVRALEESHGVTCTTLSVPGKHRAGSPRTATDYLRFFPQVIRRSLGKYDLIHANYGLTAPMALSQPRLPVVLSLWGSDLEGSYRPVSRISARFCDAVIVMSEEMKESLGQECSVIPHGVDLERFSPTPQSEARAELGWSDDTYHVLFPYSPDRTVKDYPRAERVVEAAREQVQKPVELHTISGLPHPRVAVYMNASDSLLLTSKREGSPNVVKESLACNLPVVSTRVGDVPERLAEVDPSFVCDSDDELVENLVRVLELNERSNGREEAKRIGIEQMADHIYEVYEEVLAENGRKIAQTA, from the coding sequence ATGCACGTTCTCAACCTGACTACCAACGCCGACGCAAGATTCTACCGACTACAGGTCCGGGCTCTCGAAGAGTCGCACGGGGTAACCTGTACGACGCTCTCCGTTCCGGGCAAACACCGCGCGGGGTCCCCGCGAACGGCGACCGACTATCTGCGATTCTTCCCGCAGGTCATCCGCCGCTCGCTCGGGAAGTACGACCTGATCCACGCGAACTACGGCCTCACCGCGCCGATGGCGCTCTCGCAGCCCCGCCTCCCGGTCGTGTTGTCGCTGTGGGGGTCGGACCTCGAAGGCTCCTATCGACCGGTGAGCAGGATATCCGCCCGGTTCTGCGACGCCGTCATCGTGATGTCCGAGGAGATGAAGGAATCGCTCGGACAGGAGTGTTCGGTCATCCCGCACGGCGTCGACTTAGAGCGGTTCAGCCCGACGCCGCAGTCGGAAGCGCGGGCGGAACTCGGGTGGAGCGACGACACGTACCACGTGTTGTTCCCGTACTCCCCCGACCGAACGGTGAAGGATTACCCGCGAGCCGAGCGCGTCGTCGAGGCCGCCCGCGAACAGGTACAGAAACCGGTCGAACTCCACACCATCAGCGGCCTCCCGCATCCCCGCGTCGCGGTGTACATGAACGCGTCCGACTCGCTGCTTCTCACCTCGAAACGCGAGGGCTCGCCGAACGTGGTCAAGGAGTCGTTGGCGTGCAACCTCCCGGTCGTTTCGACGCGCGTCGGTGACGTCCCCGAACGACTCGCGGAGGTCGATCCGTCCTTCGTCTGCGACTCCGACGACGAACTCGTCGAGAATCTGGTCCGGGTACTCGAACTGAACGAGCGGTCGAACGGCCGCGAAGAGGCGAAACGCATCGGTATCGAGCAGATGGCGGACCACATCTACGAGGTGTACGAGGAGGTCCTCGCCGAGAACGGACGGAAGATCGCGCAGACGGCCTGA
- a CDS encoding DUF354 domain-containing protein, whose amino-acid sequence MRYLIFTNTPAHVHVYKNVVRRLEDRGHEVRILARDYTCTKDLLEYYDLPFEIYGHHDTAAYSNVGMARELATQLLTIPVSAKRFDPDVVVGLGAYAAYAGTLLRAETILLRDSAPGTLLPKLASKFADAVLTPDVYGLDLGPNHYTFPGLKECAYLHPDVFESDPSVREELGVGPDERFVMLRFNSFDAMHDAGKKGFSLEDRRKLIEHLSEQATVLVSDEGDNMDFDDLPARPYDIHPARMHDALAEASLLVADTGTMVTEASLLGTPAIRSSAFVDQEFGEFAELERYGLIDNITDFDAVVERADELLADESVPARWQERRRTFMDERVNLTELVVDVVTDPRAVSKNASLTRYSERKGVEQTDATPL is encoded by the coding sequence ATGAGGTATCTAATATTCACGAACACTCCGGCCCACGTTCACGTGTACAAGAACGTGGTTCGGCGACTGGAGGACCGCGGACACGAAGTCCGCATTCTGGCGCGTGATTACACGTGCACGAAGGACCTCCTCGAGTACTACGACCTCCCGTTCGAGATATACGGTCACCACGACACGGCGGCGTACTCGAACGTCGGGATGGCTCGGGAACTGGCGACGCAACTACTCACGATTCCGGTCTCTGCAAAGCGCTTCGACCCCGACGTCGTCGTCGGTCTCGGCGCGTACGCCGCCTACGCGGGGACGCTCCTCCGCGCGGAGACGATTCTCCTCCGCGACTCCGCTCCCGGAACGCTGCTGCCGAAACTGGCCAGCAAGTTCGCAGACGCAGTACTCACGCCCGACGTGTACGGTCTCGACCTCGGACCGAACCACTACACGTTCCCCGGGCTGAAGGAGTGCGCGTACCTCCACCCCGACGTGTTCGAGTCGGACCCGAGCGTCCGCGAGGAGCTCGGCGTCGGCCCCGACGAGCGCTTCGTCATGCTTCGCTTCAACTCGTTCGACGCGATGCACGACGCCGGAAAGAAAGGGTTCTCGCTGGAGGACCGCCGCAAACTCATCGAGCACCTCTCCGAACAGGCGACGGTGCTCGTCTCCGACGAGGGCGACAACATGGACTTCGACGACCTCCCGGCGCGACCGTACGACATCCACCCCGCGCGGATGCACGACGCGCTCGCGGAGGCGTCGCTTCTCGTCGCCGACACCGGGACGATGGTCACCGAAGCGTCGCTGCTCGGGACCCCCGCCATCCGGTCGAGCGCGTTCGTCGACCAGGAGTTCGGCGAGTTCGCCGAACTCGAACGATACGGCCTCATCGACAACATCACCGACTTCGACGCCGTCGTCGAGCGGGCGGACGAGCTGCTCGCAGACGAGAGCGTCCCCGCGCGCTGGCAGGAACGTCGTCGGACGTTCATGGACGAGCGGGTGAACCTCACCGAACTCGTCGTCGACGTCGTGACCGACCCGCGAGCGGTCAGCAAGAACGCCTCGCTGACTCGCTACAGTGAACGAAAGGGCGTCGAACAGACCGACGCAACACCGCTGTAA
- a CDS encoding DUF7344 domain-containing protein — protein MSVAEGQFKQIQESQQDDDAEQLSLDVIFELLKNRRRRDIFRYLMEVERTVTLSELAEQVAAWENDIEVQELNSDQRKRVYVALYQTHLPKMDKAGIIEYEQDRGNITLSENADLLSMYLNDDTEAETEWEKRYLGLSLVGGSFAILFQLAAVGQLLQVLVTVAFVASVLAVSLVHARDVRETRRVAAEKFSRIK, from the coding sequence ATGAGCGTCGCAGAAGGCCAGTTCAAACAGATCCAAGAGTCCCAACAGGACGACGACGCCGAACAACTCTCGCTCGACGTCATCTTCGAGCTACTGAAAAACCGTCGTCGCCGGGACATTTTCCGATACCTGATGGAAGTCGAGCGGACGGTTACGCTCTCGGAACTCGCCGAGCAGGTCGCCGCCTGGGAGAACGACATCGAAGTCCAGGAACTCAACTCCGACCAGCGAAAGCGCGTCTACGTCGCACTCTATCAGACCCACCTTCCGAAGATGGACAAGGCGGGCATCATCGAGTACGAACAGGACCGCGGCAACATCACGCTCTCGGAGAACGCCGACCTGCTCAGTATGTACCTGAACGACGACACCGAAGCCGAAACCGAATGGGAGAAACGGTACCTCGGCCTCAGTCTCGTCGGCGGGTCGTTCGCCATCCTGTTCCAGCTCGCCGCCGTCGGTCAGCTGCTTCAGGTCCTCGTCACCGTCGCGTTCGTCGCGTCGGTTCTGGCCGTCTCGTTGGTTCACGCGCGCGACGTCCGTGAGACTCGCCGCGTCGCGGCCGAGAAGTTCTCTCGGATCAAGTAA
- the glmS gene encoding glutamine--fructose-6-phosphate transaminase (isomerizing), with protein MCGIIARIGDGDGVQELLQGLSNLEYRGYDSAGLAVKQRNGSQPTVVKRQGNVSELRDLADGQVLGPVGIGHTRWSTHGPPTDDNAHPHTDCDGRVAVVHNGIIDNYGELRERLAADGHEFRSDTDTEVVPHLVEEFLADGHDAETAFRKTVDQLSGSYAIAMIVEGDDAVYATREGSPLVLGVGDDSYYLASDVPAFLEYTDRVVYLDDGDTLVVRPDGYTLTDASGSVAEPAVETVSWNPEQAGKGAYDHYMLKEIYEQPHSLRQAIEGRVKPESNELALEEFPPGTFEDVDSIQFVACGTSYHAAKYAVQLCANRQLSAQAFLASEYATAIPHVDENTLVVGVTQSGETADTLTALRRAKDAGAQTLAVTNVVGSTAARECDDALFIRAGPEIGVAATKTFSSQVVCLALFVEQYYRDRHDGEPSDGSEEMLAAIRDLPDVIESVLEQSSVQSVAEAYRDVDSYFFIGRNTGYTVALEGALKFKEITYEHAEGFAAGELKHGPLALVTPSTPIIGIVDGLDSDKTIHSLAEAKTRGAPIVAVTSDPEDVRDLADMVLEIPETNVELAGVVANVQLQLLSYHAAAMLSRPIDKPRNLAKSVTVE; from the coding sequence ATGTGTGGAATAATCGCCCGTATCGGTGACGGGGACGGCGTTCAGGAACTGCTCCAAGGACTTTCGAATCTCGAGTACCGGGGGTACGACTCCGCGGGTCTCGCGGTCAAACAGCGGAACGGTTCGCAGCCGACCGTCGTCAAGCGACAGGGCAACGTCTCCGAACTCCGCGACCTCGCCGACGGTCAGGTCCTCGGTCCGGTCGGTATCGGTCACACCCGCTGGAGTACCCACGGGCCGCCGACCGACGACAACGCCCACCCGCACACCGACTGCGACGGCCGCGTCGCCGTCGTCCACAACGGCATCATCGACAACTACGGCGAACTTCGAGAGCGGCTCGCGGCCGACGGACACGAGTTCCGCAGCGACACCGACACCGAAGTGGTCCCCCACCTCGTCGAGGAGTTCCTCGCCGACGGACACGACGCGGAGACCGCGTTCCGCAAGACGGTCGACCAGCTCTCCGGTAGCTACGCGATCGCCATGATCGTCGAAGGCGACGACGCCGTGTACGCGACCCGCGAGGGGTCGCCGCTCGTGCTCGGCGTCGGCGACGACAGCTACTACCTCGCCAGCGACGTCCCCGCGTTCCTCGAGTACACCGACCGCGTCGTCTACCTCGACGACGGAGACACGCTGGTCGTGCGGCCCGACGGCTACACGCTCACCGACGCGAGCGGTTCGGTCGCCGAGCCGGCCGTCGAGACGGTGAGTTGGAACCCCGAACAGGCCGGGAAGGGCGCGTACGACCACTACATGCTCAAAGAGATCTACGAGCAGCCTCACTCGCTCCGGCAGGCCATCGAGGGTCGGGTCAAGCCGGAGTCGAACGAGCTCGCGCTCGAGGAGTTCCCGCCGGGGACGTTCGAGGACGTCGACTCCATCCAGTTCGTCGCCTGCGGGACCTCCTACCACGCCGCGAAGTACGCGGTCCAACTGTGTGCGAACAGACAGCTCTCCGCGCAGGCGTTCCTCGCCAGCGAGTACGCCACCGCGATTCCCCACGTCGACGAGAACACGCTCGTCGTCGGCGTCACGCAGAGCGGCGAAACCGCCGACACGCTCACGGCGCTCCGAAGGGCGAAGGACGCGGGCGCACAGACGCTCGCGGTGACGAACGTCGTCGGCAGCACCGCCGCCCGCGAGTGCGACGATGCGCTCTTCATCCGTGCCGGTCCCGAAATCGGCGTCGCGGCGACGAAGACGTTCTCTTCGCAGGTCGTCTGTCTCGCCCTGTTCGTCGAACAGTACTACCGCGACCGACACGACGGCGAACCGTCCGACGGTTCCGAGGAGATGCTCGCGGCGATTCGAGACCTCCCGGACGTCATCGAGTCCGTGCTCGAACAGAGCTCGGTCCAGTCGGTCGCCGAGGCGTACCGCGACGTGGATTCGTACTTCTTCATCGGCCGAAACACCGGGTACACGGTGGCGCTGGAAGGCGCGCTGAAGTTCAAGGAGATCACGTACGAGCACGCCGAAGGCTTCGCCGCCGGCGAGCTCAAACACGGACCGCTGGCGCTCGTCACCCCGTCGACGCCCATCATCGGTATCGTCGACGGTCTCGACAGCGACAAAACCATCCACAGTCTCGCCGAGGCGAAAACCCGCGGTGCGCCCATCGTCGCGGTGACGAGCGACCCCGAAGACGTGCGCGACCTCGCGGATATGGTGCTCGAAATCCCCGAGACGAACGTCGAACTCGCAGGCGTCGTCGCGAACGTCCAGCTCCAGCTGCTGTCGTACCACGCGGCGGCGATGCTGAGTCGACCTATCGACAAACCGCGAAACCTCGCGAAGAGCGTCACCGTCGAATAA
- a CDS encoding transcription initiation factor IIB, which yields MTRTVEQRTGDRGDECPDCGGPLVTDTERGEVVCDSCGLVAEETAIDRGAEWRAFNKQERDSRSRVGAPITQMIHDKGLTTEIGAGNRDAHGRMIDSEKRRQLSRMRTWQERIRTRNADERNLQYALSEIDRMSSALGIPDSVREVAAVIYRQALNKDLIRGRSIEGISTSALYAACRQGNVPRSLEEVSNVSRVEQREIGRSYRYIADELDLQLEPTDPAQYLPRFCSKLGVSHEVQAQAREILEKTTATGLHSGKSPPGYAAAAIYAAAVLTDTNLTQREVAEVAQVTDVTIRNRYREQLEVVT from the coding sequence ATGACGCGGACCGTCGAGCAGCGCACGGGAGACAGAGGGGACGAGTGCCCGGACTGCGGAGGGCCGCTCGTCACCGACACAGAGCGAGGGGAAGTCGTCTGTGACTCGTGTGGTCTCGTAGCAGAGGAGACTGCTATCGACCGAGGGGCAGAGTGGCGTGCATTCAACAAACAGGAGCGGGACAGTCGCTCGCGTGTCGGAGCGCCGATCACGCAGATGATACACGACAAGGGGTTGACGACCGAGATCGGCGCGGGCAACCGCGACGCGCACGGTCGGATGATCGACTCCGAGAAGCGACGACAGCTGTCGCGTATGCGCACGTGGCAGGAGCGGATTCGGACGCGAAACGCGGACGAACGGAATCTGCAGTACGCGCTGAGCGAAATCGACCGGATGTCGAGCGCGCTGGGGATACCGGACTCCGTCCGGGAGGTGGCGGCGGTCATCTACCGGCAGGCGCTCAACAAAGACCTCATTCGGGGACGTTCCATCGAGGGAATCTCGACGAGCGCGTTGTACGCGGCGTGCCGTCAGGGCAACGTACCGCGAAGTTTGGAGGAAGTGTCGAACGTCTCGCGAGTCGAACAGCGTGAAATCGGGCGGTCGTACCGGTATATCGCGGACGAACTCGACCTCCAGTTGGAGCCGACCGACCCCGCGCAGTATCTTCCGCGCTTCTGTTCGAAACTCGGTGTCAGCCACGAAGTGCAGGCACAGGCGCGCGAGATTCTGGAGAAGACGACCGCCACGGGGCTTCACTCCGGGAAGTCGCCGCCTGGGTACGCTGCTGCGGCGATTTACGCCGCCGCCGTGCTCACGGATACGAACCTGACGCAGCGGGAAGTCGCAGAGGTAGCACAAGTGACAGACGTCACGATCCGAAATCGCTACCGCGAGCAGCTCGAGGTCGTCACGTAG
- a CDS encoding Cdc6/Cdc18 family protein has protein sequence MRDFGDEETIFREIDVLNPNTKTYLPNDLPERKEELDQIHSALRPATMGSTPLNVLVYGHSGQGKTVGIELKTNQLRTYADNAGMDLSVITVRCKGLDKSYHVLTNIVKALREQRLGPGEELPSGYQRKTLLNMVLNELEKIGGTIIIVLDEIDAIGDDDYVLYELPRSNPEGVRLSIIGITNDLQFRDGLASDVRSSLGEDEVSFTPYDANELRDILSRRAVGALHDTYFINDIQTYQHLESDILEDDVIPHCAALAAQDTGDAREAIKLLFRAARFADDNAADKVTNAHVHQAREFLATKAVETGIQTLPAQKHLAVMSVCWYAIQNHTPVETTPLYKQYKVFAENETANILSNRRFRDRVNDLADTNILIKTQGRGRGVENKYQLALDLETVLENLPQNNERLGDTAESLRKRA, from the coding sequence ATGAGAGATTTCGGCGACGAGGAAACCATCTTCCGAGAAATCGACGTTCTCAATCCAAACACCAAGACCTATCTTCCGAACGATCTACCCGAACGAAAAGAAGAACTCGACCAGATCCACAGTGCCCTACGTCCAGCGACCATGGGCTCAACCCCACTCAACGTTCTGGTTTACGGGCATTCGGGGCAAGGCAAGACCGTCGGAATCGAATTAAAAACGAACCAGCTACGCACATACGCCGACAACGCTGGTATGGACCTCAGCGTGATCACTGTACGCTGCAAAGGACTCGACAAATCCTACCATGTCCTCACAAACATCGTCAAAGCTCTCCGAGAGCAACGACTCGGACCCGGTGAAGAACTCCCAAGCGGATACCAACGCAAAACCCTCCTCAACATGGTGCTCAATGAGCTTGAAAAAATCGGTGGGACAATTATCATCGTACTCGACGAAATTGACGCCATCGGAGATGATGACTACGTCCTCTATGAACTTCCCAGATCGAATCCAGAAGGCGTCCGTCTTAGCATCATAGGCATCACCAATGACCTCCAGTTCAGAGATGGCCTCGCCTCCGATGTCCGATCAAGCCTCGGTGAAGACGAGGTTTCGTTTACTCCATACGACGCAAACGAGCTGCGTGATATCCTATCTAGACGAGCTGTCGGTGCGCTTCATGATACATACTTCATAAACGATATCCAAACCTACCAGCACCTCGAGAGCGATATTCTCGAAGACGACGTTATCCCTCACTGTGCGGCACTCGCTGCACAAGATACTGGAGACGCACGCGAAGCAATCAAACTCCTCTTCCGAGCTGCACGGTTCGCAGATGACAATGCTGCCGACAAAGTGACCAACGCTCACGTCCACCAAGCACGCGAGTTCTTGGCAACGAAAGCAGTTGAAACCGGGATTCAAACGCTCCCTGCTCAGAAACACCTCGCGGTCATGTCTGTGTGTTGGTACGCTATTCAAAACCACACCCCAGTAGAAACAACGCCGTTGTACAAGCAGTACAAGGTATTTGCAGAGAATGAGACCGCTAATATTCTGTCAAACCGCAGATTTCGTGACCGGGTTAACGACCTCGCTGATACAAATATCCTGATAAAAACTCAGGGGCGAGGCAGAGGCGTCGAGAATAAGTACCAACTCGCTCTCGACCTCGAGACTGTCCTCGAGAATTTACCCCAGAATAACGAACGGTTAGGAGATACCGCCGAATCCTTGAGAAAACGTGCCTAA
- the glmM gene encoding phosphoglucosamine mutase, whose product MFGTSGIRGPVGRVVTADLALDVGRALASQGARTVVVGRDPRESGSALADAVSAGARECGADVVRLGVASTPTIARSVGWLGADAGVVVTASHNPPTDNGFKLWTPSGQAFDRPKRREVTRRINSEAFEFADWDQHGSEWSWDQAIETHATRIETALDPIRGLTVAVDVGNGAGGVVAEALERLGCSVETLNGQPNGRFPGRPSEPTAENCKSLCEFVAATDADLGIAHDGDADRTMAVTETGEFVSGDVLLALFAREAVKPGKQVAVPVDTSLLVDDVVADAGGSVVRTKVGDVYVAAEAAKPDVVFGGEPSGAWIWPDETLCPDGPFAACQLASLVSRRGPLSTLVSSIERYPIRRKSIRVTDELSTIETVQERLTAQYAAVDTTDGVRVERDDGWFLVRASGTEPIIRLTAEARTEEEAEAILAEVSEIVDGARETAPSVNPSD is encoded by the coding sequence ATGTTCGGGACCAGTGGAATACGCGGCCCCGTCGGGAGAGTCGTAACGGCGGACCTCGCTCTCGACGTCGGGCGAGCCCTCGCCTCCCAGGGTGCACGAACGGTAGTCGTCGGGCGAGACCCTCGGGAGAGCGGATCCGCGCTCGCCGACGCGGTGAGCGCCGGCGCACGTGAGTGCGGTGCGGACGTGGTCCGCCTCGGAGTCGCTTCGACGCCGACGATAGCGCGGAGCGTCGGATGGCTCGGCGCGGACGCGGGTGTCGTCGTCACCGCCTCTCACAACCCGCCGACCGACAACGGGTTCAAGCTCTGGACGCCGAGCGGACAGGCGTTCGACCGGCCAAAACGCCGGGAAGTGACTCGACGAATCAACAGCGAGGCGTTCGAGTTCGCCGATTGGGACCAACACGGCAGCGAGTGGTCGTGGGACCAGGCGATAGAGACGCACGCCACCCGAATCGAGACGGCGCTCGACCCGATCCGGGGGTTGACCGTCGCCGTCGACGTCGGAAACGGAGCCGGCGGCGTCGTAGCCGAGGCGCTCGAACGGCTCGGCTGTTCGGTCGAGACGCTCAACGGCCAACCGAACGGCCGATTCCCGGGTCGTCCGAGCGAACCGACCGCGGAGAACTGCAAGTCGCTCTGCGAGTTCGTCGCCGCGACGGACGCCGATCTCGGTATCGCTCACGACGGTGACGCCGACCGGACGATGGCCGTCACCGAGACGGGCGAGTTCGTCTCCGGCGACGTGTTGTTAGCTCTGTTCGCGCGCGAGGCAGTGAAACCCGGCAAGCAGGTCGCCGTCCCCGTCGACACCAGTCTGCTCGTCGACGACGTGGTCGCCGACGCCGGCGGGTCCGTCGTCCGAACGAAGGTAGGCGACGTATACGTCGCTGCCGAGGCCGCAAAACCCGACGTTGTGTTCGGTGGCGAACCGAGCGGAGCGTGGATTTGGCCCGACGAGACGCTCTGCCCTGACGGTCCGTTCGCCGCCTGTCAGTTGGCGTCGCTCGTGAGCCGACGAGGTCCGCTGTCGACGCTCGTGTCGAGCATCGAACGGTATCCGATTCGACGGAAGTCGATTCGAGTGACCGACGAGTTGTCCACGATTGAAACCGTTCAAGAGCGGCTCACAGCCCAGTACGCCGCCGTCGACACGACCGACGGCGTTCGCGTCGAGCGCGACGACGGCTGGTTCCTCGTCCGCGCGAGCGGTACCGAACCGATCATTCGTCTCACCGCGGAAGCCCGGACCGAGGAGGAAGCGGAGGCGATACTCGCCGAGGTGAGTGAGATTGTCGACGGGGCGAGAGAGACGGCGCCGAGCGTCAACCCCTCCGACTGA
- a CDS encoding alkaline phosphatase family protein: MHSDSSTRAFVLGLDGVPWGMLRSWIDDGHLPNFKRLADEGASGSLQSTRPASTPLAWPSIATGVWPDKHGLYDFQRLMEDYRREMYTSSDLSRPALWEMLSPSVVANVPMTYPATDIDGKMVTGMLTPGFNDRFTSPESLSDEIQEEIPDYVIGMRYADYHSRKDEFPDAIENLATQRRKLLSKLMTEEDWRLFFFVFTAPDRLQHLVWDEETLLTHYRLLDTVLGDVLRYVEEREANLYVVSDHGFGPIDQYACANTLLEREGFLVRKQDKKRGALQRFGLTKQRIEETLGSVNLDIDTVARHLPDRFVDSVADQVPGDHALYDADFSRTEAFVHGSGHVFVNAADRFDEGIVPRERVPEVKARLMELFENYTDPETGERVFEVFDGDDIYDDDERSADIVLEGQPGYEVRASLADDVCIDSGHLEASHRPEGIFFAWGDDIAPGSAVDGATVVDVAPTLLHALGEPVPEDTDGRVLLEAFEDGSEPATRDVEYGPYSEVGRGEAEEEDFSGVEDRLKGLGYME; encoded by the coding sequence ATGCATTCCGATTCATCGACGCGAGCGTTCGTGCTCGGTCTTGACGGCGTCCCGTGGGGGATGCTTCGGTCGTGGATAGACGACGGGCATCTGCCTAATTTCAAGCGTCTCGCGGACGAGGGCGCGTCCGGTTCGCTTCAGAGCACTCGCCCGGCGTCGACGCCGCTGGCGTGGCCTTCCATCGCGACGGGCGTCTGGCCGGACAAACACGGCCTCTACGACTTCCAGCGACTCATGGAGGACTATCGCCGCGAGATGTACACGAGTTCGGACCTCTCGCGACCGGCGCTCTGGGAGATGCTGTCGCCGTCTGTCGTGGCGAACGTACCGATGACTTACCCCGCAACCGACATCGACGGCAAGATGGTCACCGGGATGCTCACGCCCGGTTTCAACGACCGATTCACGAGTCCGGAGTCGCTCTCGGACGAGATACAGGAAGAGATTCCCGACTACGTCATCGGGATGCGGTACGCGGACTACCACAGCCGAAAAGACGAGTTCCCCGACGCTATCGAGAATCTCGCCACTCAGCGCCGCAAACTGCTCTCGAAACTGATGACGGAGGAGGACTGGCGGCTGTTCTTCTTCGTCTTCACCGCGCCGGACAGACTCCAACACCTCGTCTGGGACGAGGAGACGCTGTTGACGCACTACCGACTGCTCGACACGGTTCTCGGCGACGTGCTTCGATACGTCGAGGAGCGGGAGGCGAATCTCTACGTGGTCTCCGACCACGGCTTCGGCCCCATCGACCAGTACGCCTGCGCCAACACGCTGCTCGAACGGGAAGGGTTCCTCGTCCGAAAACAGGACAAGAAACGCGGCGCGCTCCAGCGCTTCGGCTTGACGAAACAGCGCATCGAGGAGACGCTCGGGTCGGTCAACCTCGACATCGACACCGTCGCCCGACACCTCCCGGACCGGTTCGTCGACTCCGTCGCCGACCAGGTTCCGGGCGACCACGCGCTCTACGACGCGGACTTTTCGAGGACAGAGGCGTTCGTCCACGGCTCCGGCCACGTGTTCGTCAACGCCGCGGACCGGTTCGACGAGGGAATCGTCCCGCGCGAGCGCGTCCCCGAGGTCAAAGCCCGCCTGATGGAACTGTTCGAGAACTACACGGACCCCGAAACCGGCGAGCGCGTGTTCGAGGTGTTCGACGGCGACGACATCTACGACGACGACGAACGCTCCGCCGACATCGTCCTCGAGGGCCAACCCGGCTACGAGGTCCGCGCGTCGCTCGCGGATGACGTCTGCATCGACAGCGGCCACCTCGAAGCGTCTCACCGCCCGGAAGGCATCTTCTTCGCCTGGGGCGACGACATCGCCCCCGGTTCGGCCGTCGACGGTGCGACGGTCGTCGACGTCGCCCCGACGCTGCTGCACGCACTCGGCGAGCCGGTTCCGGAGGACACGGACGGCCGCGTGCTGCTCGAAGCGTTCGAGGACGGTTCCGAACCCGCAACTCGGGACGTCGAGTACGGCCCCTACAGCGAGGTCGGCCGCGGCGAAGCCGAAGAAGAGGACTTCTCCGGCGTCGAGGACCGCCTGAAAGGCCTCGGCTACATGGAGTAG